The Dyadobacter sandarakinus DNA window TACTTTGCACCCGGCTATCATACCGAAATTCCCTATGCCGGCATGGAAAAAGGCACCTACAAACTGGCACTGCTCAGGCAGGAAGGTGATGATACGGGCATTCTTTTCAGTGATAAAACATTGAAAATCACTCATCAAATTGAAAGACCGAAAGTCAAAGTCAACTGGTAATATGCGCACTACATCTGACGGACATATCATCCAGCTTGACGGCATCAGGTTCATTGCAGTAGCACTGGTACTGGTCGATCACCTCTTTGTGGCGGTCAATGTGATTCCTTTTGGTGCATTGGGGGTGACGATCTTTTTCGTACTGAGCGGATTTCTGATCTCCCGCATCCTGCTGAAAAGCAAGGAAAAAAATTACAGCGAACCCGACGGTTTCAAAAACTACCTGCGTAAGTTCCTCATCCGCAGGACGATACGCATTTTCCCGGTTTATTACCTAATGATCGTACTCCTTTTCATTTTCAACGTACCTCCGGTGCGTGAGAAGCTGGGCTGGCTTGCGCTGTACGGAACCAACATTTACATGGCTTCGCATAAAACCTGGATGGGCTCCGTGGATCACCTTTGGTCGCTGGCGGTAGAGGAGCAGGTCTATCTATTTTTTCCTTTCCTCATTTTCTTTGTACCCAAAAACCGGCTGGTACCGGTACTGGGCATCATGGGACTGTTCAGCCTGGGGCTCCGCTTTTTTTTGTTTGCCAGACGGGATGTCTTCACTGCCGACGACTGGATCGTCACCTACGTCAGTACGCCTACCTGCCTGGATTCATTTGCACTCGGCGGGCTCATGGCCTGGATGCAGCTGTATCACAAGGCATTGTTTGAAAAACTGTTCAGCAAATCATGGCCTGTGTTGCTGGCTTTGCTGCTTTGGATGGCGCTTCAGTTTTGGGCAAAAACGTTTGATAATAAATATAATGTAGCTTTTGTCGTTCTGGAAAGGACTGTTTCTTCGGTGTTCGGCTTTTTCCTGATTGGCCGGGGTGTGATGGGGTACAAGGGTTTGATGGCAGGTTTTCTCGAAAATCCGGTCAGCATTTACCTCGGCAAGATCAGCTACGGGCTCTATCTGTACCACAATTTCGTGTACAATCATTTTCACAGCGGACCTATGCACCCTACCGTGCGGCTGTTCCGGAAAATATACCAGTATGTGCCGGATCTACGGGGATCGGTGGCATTTGAGGCGCTGATTGTGGCTGCACTCACGATTGCGGTCGCCTCAGTATCATGGTATTTTTTTGAAAAGCCGATCAATGCATTGAAGGATAAGTATGCTTACTAATTCAATTATCGGATAGCCCGGTTACTGGCTTTATTTATTAATTTCGCCCAACTTACCAAATAGGACTTGCATGTCGTACCTTTTAAGTATAGTAATGCCCGCTTACAATGAACAGGAT harbors:
- a CDS encoding acyltransferase family protein; the encoded protein is MRTTSDGHIIQLDGIRFIAVALVLVDHLFVAVNVIPFGALGVTIFFVLSGFLISRILLKSKEKNYSEPDGFKNYLRKFLIRRTIRIFPVYYLMIVLLFIFNVPPVREKLGWLALYGTNIYMASHKTWMGSVDHLWSLAVEEQVYLFFPFLIFFVPKNRLVPVLGIMGLFSLGLRFFLFARRDVFTADDWIVTYVSTPTCLDSFALGGLMAWMQLYHKALFEKLFSKSWPVLLALLLWMALQFWAKTFDNKYNVAFVVLERTVSSVFGFFLIGRGVMGYKGLMAGFLENPVSIYLGKISYGLYLYHNFVYNHFHSGPMHPTVRLFRKIYQYVPDLRGSVAFEALIVAALTIAVASVSWYFFEKPINALKDKYAY